From one Xyrauchen texanus isolate HMW12.3.18 chromosome 17, RBS_HiC_50CHRs, whole genome shotgun sequence genomic stretch:
- the LOC127658407 gene encoding CD83 antigen-like, which translates to MSYFAKSFVCFVILAAAHGVKREIRSISGEDVVLRCAASSNQDVQYRSVIWYKVIEEPSRQLTGLVMKKLTQSDSKVEKYKGIEREMELIENSKHLLLPNVTIEDSGIYSCFLYAPLGQQNQEGDVLLKVYEHPTVEERQLTENDTIYVMMAITVLVLALLMLCISYVCVRNVPQGNKKLTKDFLLQWPRQGKGVIVTLPSKNLVCKTLPEVYV; encoded by the exons ATGTCTTACTTCGCGAAATCATTCGTGTGCTTTGTCATATTAG CTGCGGCGCATGGTGTCAAACGTGAGATACGCTCCATTAGTGGCGAGGACGTCGTTTTGCGCTGTGCAGCGTCATCAAATCAAGATGTCCAGTATCGGTCGGTGATATGGTACAAG GTTATTGAAGAGCCTTCCCGACAGTTAACTGGTCTTGTAATGAAGAAACTGACTCAAAGCGATAGCAAAGTTGAAAAATATAAAGGCATTGAACGAGAGATGGAGTTAATTGAGAACTCAAAGCACCTTCTTCTGCCGAATGTGACCATAGAAGACAGTGGTATTTACAGTTGCTTTTTATATGCTCCCCTCGGCCAACAGAACCAGGAAGGGGATGTCCTTCTAAAGGTCTATG agcatcCTACAGTAGAAGAAAGGCAGCTGACTGAAAATGATACAATTTATGTCATGATGGCTATAACAGTACTTGTGTTGGCACTCCTCATGTTGTGCATAAGCTAT GTTTGTGTAAGGAATGTACCTCAAGGCAACAAGAAGCTCACAAAAGACTTTCTTCTGCAATGGCCTCGTCAGGGCAAGGGCGTGATCGTCACTTTGCCATCCAAAAATTTGGTTTGCAAGACTTTACCTGAAGTGTATGTGTGA